Sequence from the Primulina huaijiensis isolate GDHJ02 chromosome 16, ASM1229523v2, whole genome shotgun sequence genome:
GAACTTGTTGAAACAGGTGTTGTGTGATGTGGACATTGGGAAAGAGTTCATATTGTGTGAATACAATAGGGATGCAGACTCATACAGGTAAATGATTAACAGTGAAAGTGCTTCACGCTGTTCCATTGATTAATAATACATTCACAAATGTCTGGAGCATAGTTGAAATTACAATTGGAATTAATATATTATCAAACTGCTGCTGACTGCCAGATTAATGGTATTGCGTGATGACTAATATCGGTTAGATATCTCACTAGAAGTACTCTTcgttgtttctttttttttttccgggCATGCTAAATATGCTATCAGTGactctttttttatttcttttctgcCTGAAGGTCACCATGGTCAAATACATACCATCCCCCAATAGAAGATGGGCCTTATCCATCTCCAGATTTGAGGAAACTTGAAATTGAAGCAAACGACATCTTTGCTATCTATTGTGAACAGTGAGGTCCTTTACTTACCGCGTGCTTAACTTTTCTTAAATGAGTTTGATAGAAATATGATTGTCTCACTGATCGGCGAAGTTTCCACAAGCCTTCATTTCTGATTTATTCCTTTTTGTACGATAAGCATTGTACATCATTGGTGGATTAACTTAACTGGCCAAAAATGAATAGGTATTATGAAGGTGGCATTTCATCAGTGTATATGTGGGAGGATGAAAACATTGGCTTTGTGGcttgttttttaattaaaaaaggtATGGGTCTCTCCCAACTTGTTTTGGGCAATGATCTCTTTCTGGCCGTTTTCTTATTTTGAAACTGTACTTTTCCTGGTGAAGATGGCTCAAAAGCTGCACATGGTAGAAGAGGTTATCTACAAGAAGGAGGTTGGGAAGCCATACATGTTATTGAGGTGTGTCTTGTATCCCAAAAGACCAAAGGGAGAGGACCTTAAACATGAAGGATAAGTATCTCCTCTGTCCTCGTCCTCATTTATGTTCATTTTTTCTACATATTTAGGTTGGACCAGAAGAGGAAGGAAATGCTCGTTACTGTTTGACGAGCACTGTGATGCTTTCACTGACCACGAACAATGACTCTGCGGGCACATTCAGTTTATCGGGCTCAATTAGAAGACAGGTAGATTGTTTACCTTCTTTGATTAAGTCAGGTTACCAAAATCATTGAACTAGAAGTTGGAATACCCTGCTGAGAAAACTATTCGTGCATCAAGCTGCTGTAAACAATCtcttttaaatttcaatattgATTGTTGAACGTAGCAATATTCTTAGGTGATGTCCAAGTATTTTGTGTCTCCTTTTTGAAAACCATAAGATACCCAACTTGTACAAACTAAAAGAGACGTTGATTGCAGGGCACCATGTATTATTTGCTTTAAAGTGTTTATCTTTTTCATATGCCTAGGCTATACCACTTTTTCCGAACTAATTCTGGCTTTGATGATTACTGTCGGTACCCTTCTTCCCCATTTCTAATGGGAGATCAAGTATAATATTTGGTTTTGTGGAGTACCAAATAACTTCCCCATGAACTTGTATCCCATTTTGCTGctttatttattctttttgtttttctcttACTTTTCAAGTAAATTGCTGGCTCTACTAGTGATggaattcaaattattttattgttttgttcCCTGTATAGATGAATATGGACCTTTCAGTTGCTGAGGGTCATTTGTGCAATATGGGAAGGATGATAGAAGAAATGGAGAGTAAATTGAGAAACTCATTGGATCAGGTATATCCTTAATTGTTTGGCTATGATGCAAGTTGTCTTATTCATCATCCTAAGGCAAGCAAACAATATTTCCCTTCATCTGGAAATGGTCACCGGGGGCAGATTTGAGGTTTTAtcttattaaaagaaaaagtgGATTTTTCCCCCTTTGAACGGGTGTAACTACCCAGCTAGCTTGCTAGCTACCTGTTGGGTTTTCCTGATTGCCTCACACGCACTCTGATTGCAGGTCTACTTTGGAAAGACGAAGGAGATGGTTTGTACACTGCGACCACCGTCCGAAGTCGTGATGAGACTTCCAGACAGCTCAATGTAACCCATTGTCAAGATATCGTCCTGTCATCTCCCCTAAACATTTCTTCAGCATAAAAAACTTAAGGTTTTGTGTGTCTTGTTCCTCTGGCGCCTGCATCAATTGATAAAGATACATGTAGTTTAAAACCCCAGACTTGTATTCTGTTATTTTTGATCCACCTAGAAATTCATTTTCATGTTTCGCTTGCGGAGAACGTGTTGGAGATTAGTTTACGTTTCATGAATCACTTTTTTGGTTGAAATAACTTATTCATCGCATCAATTTATTAATGTTTGATTACAGATAGAATAGTACAAATTGAAAAACGataatatcaaatttgaatttataattttcaaattacatATCAACACTAAAACCGAATTGAAAATTTAGACCAGTGTGTCttcgttaatttttttttttttttgatttattaCCATTATTTAGTTGTTTTTACAAAGTAATCTTAAAATCtcttataaaaatgttaaaatcaactagaagaaaatattcaaaacttTTTGGCAAAGATTAGATTTTAATTTTGTGGCGATGATTTAGTTTGTCCTTATTTCAAATCTTATCTCTTAGGCCCAGTTTGGTAAGTGTTATTAAGTTTGGATTGTTAAGTAATCTTATGTTTGGTTCCATTTATAAATTTGACATTGAATAATTGTAGGACAACTTCTACTGTTTGCCTTGGAGAATGAATCCATGCATTCAAGATGGATTATTTTTATCCGCATAGcctgaaaagaaaaatgaccaTAATAGCCCTTATTGTGAATTAAAAAATTGCAAATGGGTGAGTAGACGCCGTTGTCTCTATTTCTTCTGAAGAATAAATCGCTGCACATGAGCTTCGCAATTGAATGTGGACAACCCTAGATCGTCATTTCTGTGAAATATCCGACTAAATTCGAAGCTTAGTGAAAGgtgaaattttataaattacagGTTTTTAAGgtatttgtgatttttttatgttgCGAATAAATTTCTATGAAATATCGGAATAAATTTGTGTTCTCTTTGTGGGATTTTGGGTAGAAATGTGTTTTACGAACAGATTATAGCGTTTGATTCTTTCGCAAACAGGCAGTAGGTTGGTTTCTGAGATGacctgtaaaaaaaatttatcacaaTAACACGGATTTCACCTCGTCTTCCGATCTTCACGGACGAAGCAACTGGAGAGGGTTCCCAAATCGCACATGGAGAGCGTTTGATTTTTTTGGCAAACAGGGAGTAGGTTGGGGAAAAAGTAAACAGTGATGggaaatactttaaaataaaagCGTAAGGGTAGTTTGGTCAAAAATAAGTTTGTCATGATTTTATCACTTTTCTTAATTTCACACCacacatgatattatatatctatttttttacatatattatcCTATCAAACATTTGTCAATCAAATTATCAATCATTCAATTATCACATCCTAAAAACCAAGCGAGCCCTTAAAGTTTTGTGTGGGTTAATTATGTCCCGCAACTTTTAAATTATGTCATGATTTTGTCTCAATCATTAGTTTAATATTACGAGTTGACGATTAACGCACGTAAGGTAACAGTAGCCTCTCGGATTATACGATCAGCATCCTCCATAATATCTAATTTAATCTTATTCTACATCTCTAAGCTCTAATTTAAAAGTTCAGTTTATTAGTGAAATTAAGAATTATGGAAGTTGATTGTGTCGACAAAGAATTTAATAGGTGGGGTCAAGGTTGGGNCATAATAGCCCTTATTGTGAATTAAAAAATTGCAAATGGGTGAGTAGACGCCGTTGTCTCTATTTCTTCTGAAGAATAAATCGCTGCACATGAGCTTCGCAATTGAATGTGGACAACCCTAGATCGTCATTTCTGTGAAATATCCGACTAAATTCGAAGCTTAGTGAAAGgtgaaattttataaattacagGTTTTTAAGGTATTTGTGATTTTTTATGTTGCGAATAAATTTCTATGAAATATCGGAATAAATTTGTGTTCTCTTTGTGGGATTTTGGGTAGAAATGTGTTTTACGAACAGATTATAGCGTTTGATTCTTTCGCAAACAGGCAGTAGGTTGGTTTCTGAGATGacctgtaaaaaaaatttatcacaaTAACACGGATTTCACCTCGTCTTCCGATCTTCACGGACGAAGCAACTGGAGAGGGTTCCCAAATCGCACATGGAGAGCGTTTGATTTTTTTGGCAAACAGGGAGTAGGTTGGGGAAAAAGTAAACAGTGATGggaaatactttaaaataaaagCGTAAGGGTAGTTTGGTCAAAAATAAGTTTGTCATGATTTTATCACTTTTCTTAATTTCACACCacacatgatattatatatctatttttttacatatattatcCTATCAAACATTTGTCAATCAAATTATCAATCATTCAATTATCACATCCTAAAAACCAAGCGAGCCCTTAAAGTTTTGTGTGGGTTAATTATGTCCCGCAACTTTTAAATTATGTCATGATTTTGTCTCAATCATTAGTTTAATATTACGAGTTGACGATTAACGCACGTAAGGTAACAGTAGCCTCTCGGATTATACGATCAGCATCCTCCATAATATCTAATTTAATCTTATTCTACATCTCTAAGCTCTAATTTAAAAGTTCAGTTTATTAGTGAAATTAAGAATTATGGAAGTTGATTGTGTCGACAAAGAATTTAATAGGTGGGGTCAAGGTTGGGAAATTGGAATTTGGACGGAAATAACAAAAACGTGGGTTGACTAATATTTCAGACGGaaaaacgcgtattcacacggacaaggagctctataaatagagctcccccttcattctgaaattatctcttcttcgagttttctctcatcttatagcattctataatatttgtgaggtgtttgttctcctgtattaagagagtgtgtgatctctttggaaacacagtgagtaagttgtacaccacaaaatattatagtgaaaattcttttcatcttgcccgtggtttttaccctaataatttttaggggttttccacgtaatgggaccaacaagtggtatcagagccttggtttaaatttcttaaaattctgagtatgctctgtggttgcagcctagactaatcttccacatcagaaaagattttttgagattttttatttaaggcgggattattttgtccagtctactaaaattgttgcagacataatggcgggaaagtacgagatagcaaagttcaacagaagcaattttatgctgtggaaaataaagattcaagcagttttaagaaaggagaattgcttggcggctattggagatagaccggtggaaattacggatgatggaaagtggaatgagatgaatgacaatgcagttgccaatttacacttggctatagcagacgaagttttgtcaagtatctctgagataaaaatagccaaagttatctgggatactctgacaaagatgtacgaggtcaagtcgctacacaacatgattttcctaaagagaaggctttatactctccggatggcggaatcctcattGATGACCgatcatatcaacacactaaatactctatttgcccaactcacttccatggggcacaaaatagaggaaaatgaacgtgcggagcttctacttcaaagtctaccagattcatatgatcaacttatcatcaacataaccaacaatattcttatgtgCTTTCcaagattcgacgatgtcttaactacggttctcggtgaagaaagtcggcgcaagaataaggaagataggttggtaacatcgaagcagacagaggctttaccgatgataagaggaagatttatggaccgtgactccagtgggagccaaagacgaggtagatcaaagtcgagaaataagaagaaaaatatttactgctttaaatgtggcggtaaagggcacttcaagaaagagtgtacgaatatcgagaagagttctcaaggaaatgtggccagtacttcaggcagtggtgaaatattatttagcGAAGCaacaacagttgcagaaggcagacaaaaattttgtgacacatggattatggattcaggagcgacgtggcacatgacgtctcggagagaatggtttgattaTTATGAACCAATCTCAGGATGATCTGTATTCATGGAAAATGATCAtgtcttggaaatcgctggggtcggtactatcaaaattaaaatgtttgatggcaccattcgcaccatacaggaggtaagacatgtgaaaggactgacgaaaaatcttttgtccttggggtaGNAGGCAGAcaaaaattttgtgacacatggattatggattcaggagcgacgtggcacatgacgtctcggagagaatggtttgattaTTATGAACCAATCTCAGGATGATCTGTATTCATGGAAAATGATCAtgtcttggaaatcgctggggtcggtactatcaaaattaaaatgtttgatggcaccattcgcaccatacaggaggtaagacatgtgaaaggactgacgaaaaatcttttgtccttggggtagttggatgacatcgggtgcaaaactcggatcgagaacgagatcatgaaaattgtgaaagacgcgcttgtggttatgaaggcggaaaaggttgctgcaaatctgtatgtacttttgggagaaacacacaaagaggcagaactagttgttgcatcaaatggttcaggagaagaattaacagtgttatggcatagaaagctcgggcatatgtcagaacggaggttgaaaattctctcagaacggaagctgctgccgggacttacaaaagtgtcactacccttttgtgagcattgtgttaccagtaaacaacacagattaaaatttggcacttctactgccaggagcaaaagcatattggaactgattcattcggatgtttggcaagcaccggttgtatccctaggaggagcgagatactttgtctcgttcattgatgatttctctaggagatgttgggttgggtgtatccaatcaagaagaaatcagatgctttccagatcttcaTAGATTTCAAAGCgtgggttgaacttgattcagaaaagaaaatcaagtgtttgaggactgacaatggaggagaatataccagtgacgagtttgatgcattttgtcaacatgagggcatcaaaagacaattcacgacggcttacacacctcaacagaatggagtggcaaagcggatgaacagaaccttaTTGGACAGagcaagagctatgttgagaaCTGCgggtctagaaaagtcattttgggcagaagcagtcaaaaccgcttgttatattgtcaatcgttctccttcattggcgattgatctgaagactccgatggagatgtagactgggaagccgacagattattctcatttgtaTACATTTGGAATTccggtgtacgttctgtacaatgagcaagaaagatcgaagttggattcgaaatccagaaaatgtatcttcttggattatgctgatggagtaaaagggtttcgcttgtgggatcttactgttcacaagcttgtcatcagcagggatgttattttcgatgaagataaagtaaagggagataaaggcacactgaattcagaaactactatatttcaggtggaaaataagatggacgaaggtcaagtttcttgtgaagcagtaccagagcacgaagaacaagaacaagttgagtatgaggtttccaatgtgagacagtcaactcgagacagaagaccaccaggttggctttcagattatgtcactgaaagcaatattgcatattgtctattatcagaggatggtgagccatcgagtttccacgaggctactcaaagctcggatgtatccttgtggatgatagcaatgcaagaagaattggaagCACTAGACAAGAatcaaacttgggatcttgttacactaccacgaggaaggaaagccattggaaacagatgggtctataagatcaagcgtgatggcaataaccaagtggagcggtatcgtgctagattggtggtaaaaggatatgctcagaaagaaggcattgacttcaatgagatattttttcCTGTGGTTCgacttacaacagtcagagtagttctagcattgtgtgcggtgtttgacctacatctagaacaactagatgtgaaaacgacgtttcttcatggagatcttgaagaagaaatctatatgctccagccagaaggttttgcggaaaaaggcaaagagaacttggtttgtaggttgaacaaatctctgtacggtctcaaacaggcgccgaggtgttggcacaagagatttgattcctttatcatgagccttggataaaACAGAcagagtgcagacccttgtacgtatttcaagaggtctggtgatgattatatcattttgctgttgtatgtggacgatatgttggtagcaggccccaacaaagatcaggtccaaggattgaaggcacagttggctagggaatttgatatgaaggacttgggaccagcaaacaagattctagggatgcaagttcaccgagatagaagtaacagaaagatttggctttcccagaaaaattatttgaagaaagtcttgcaacgcttcaacatgcaagatagtaagccaatatcaacccctcttcctgttaacttcaagttatcctccgagatgtgtcctagcagtgaagcagagaggattgagatgtctcgagtaccatatgcatcagcagtgggaagtttgatgttcgccatgatctgtacaagaccggacattgctcaagcagtgggagcagttagtcgatATATGGCGAATcttggacgagagcattggagcactgttaagaggatccttagatacattaagggtacctcgaatgctgcattatgttatggaggatcggattttataCTCAgaggctatgtcgattcagattatgctggtgatcctgataagaggaaatctactactggttatgtgtttacacttgcagggggagcagtaagctgggtttcaaaactgcagacagttgtggtgttatctacaacagaggcagaatacatgacagctactcaagcttgcaaggaggcaatatgaattaaaaggttattggaggagatcggacacaaacaagaaattgtttccttgttttgtgacagtcagagtgccttgcacattgcAAGAAATCCAGCTTTTCAttccaggactaaacacattgtagttcaatttcactttgtgcgggaagtagtagaagaaggaagcgtggatatgcagaagctccatacaaaggataacatagctgattttctgaccaagccagtaaacactgataagtttgagtggtgtggattctcaagtggtctagcagaaacgtaagcagcagggaatggcaagattgaaaggatgtgtggagatgtgtttgattctcaatcaaatctccaagtgggagaaatgtcgacaAAGAATTTAATGGGTGGGGCCAAGGTTGGCAAATTGGAATTTGGACGGAAATAACAAAAACGTGGGTTGACTAATATTTCAGACGGAAATATGCGCGTATTCACACGgacaaggggctctataaatagagcttctccttcattctgaaattatcccttcttcgagttttctctcattttatagcattctataatatttgagaggtgtttgttctcctgtattaagagagtgtgtgatctctttggaaacacagtgagtgagttgtacaccacaaaatattatagtgaaaattcttttcatcttgcccgtggtttttaccataataatttttaggggttttccacgtaaatctcggtgtccagtttattctttattttcgggttttattatctcgaattaccgcaagtgggaccaacagaTTGTTGTGCACCGACTATCGACTTTTAACGCTGAACTAGTGGTTTGGATGAAATCGAGACAGAATCTTAAACTTGATAGATATAATTAGTACACCAAAAATTTGAGAGACAAATTGAGAATAAAGATATATTATAAAGatataaaaatgatttatcCTTAATTTTTTTGATGATATGTGAACTCATGACCGTTACTATTCGATGCACACTATGTAAAATTTCGGTTAATTCAATAGCCTACAAATCACGTTAATCATAtgggtaggtctcttgtgagacggtctcacgaatcttgatctgtgagacgggtcaaccctaccaatattcacaataaaaagtaattctcttagcataaaaagtaataatttttcatggatgacccaaataaaagatccgtctcacaaaatacgacccgtgagaccgtctcacacaagtttttgtctaatcATATATGACAATGTTGACAATCCATGTGTGACAAGATCGcctgaaaaaatattaactaaGAGAATCAGACTCTCAATTATTGATCAAATATTCATATACTGTATGAACATATATTAATGTGAATTATCCTAATTTTGTGTTATTAGTTTGTTACTACACAAAGCTCGGTGCACTTCACCACACCAAAGTAAAACTCATAGTAGAAAATCAATTGTCTGTATTTCCCAGAGATTTCGAGTCCGCAAAGTTCATTTTgtagtattttttttctttgactGAATCACTTTCCTTCATTCATCCTCTAATCTTCTTGGGTTTCGCTCTTCAGATTCATTCGTTTACTCGAAAACCCACTTATTGGCATATTTTGAGGTTTTTTGATCGGTCGATCGATCGATGAAGTTGAATTCGGGATCTGATTGTCTTGGGAACGGAGAAAGGTTTCCTCCGGGATTCAGGTTCCACCCTACCGATGAGGAGCTCGTGCTTTTCTATCTCAAGAGGAAAATATGCAAGAAACGATACGGTCTGGATGTTATAGCAGAAACTGATGTTTACAAGTGGGATCCGGAGGAGTTGCCAGGTAGTTTCAGTATTTAATCGTTTTTACTATCTGCCAATccaaaaaatttagaattttggatttaatttttaaagaattaagtttcCCCCTAAACAATTTAATACTTTGTTCCCAAATCTTGTATCCGCCCATGGCTGCTATCATTATATCTACCTTTTTGATGATCTTTGTTGTGTTTTTTTCCTATATTTGTGTTGGTGGTCTGAGCGCTGACTTTTTTAtggttgtttttttttctttttctgggGTGGTGTGCGGTGGGTTTATCGTCTGTTGTCCGGTTTTTTTATTGATTGATGTTTTTATTAAGGTTTAGAATGTATTTGCGTTTTCTAGATTGTTTCTTGTGTTACAGATCTGTATTTTATTCGCGTAGAGCTGATGATAGTTTTGAGTCAACGCTACATATGATTAGTTTGATctataaattgtatttttacCAGAGATTGGGCTGATTGTTTGTAAATGGTgctaaacaaaattttcaatctcTTGTTAGGGAAAATGAAGCTGAAATGAGAGCTGCGTTGGTAGTATACCTTGTGTTTATGTCGTGAATATGCATCTTTGAGATTGTGCGCAGCTgcaaaaacatttttttcagAAATAAGTCTTTGATTTATTAGTCTGAATCCTATGTGTTTTGGAACCGGTGTTATTTTTTGCCTGGATATGTGCACATGCGGTTGAGTCATGTAgacaacaaatatttgattcaGATGTTAAATATTGATCTGGTTGTTATCCGCTTTGTTATTTGTGCTTGCCGACTCTTGTTGACGTAGTATTGAAATTTTGAGATTGTGAATAACTTATGTGTGATTTGTGTATCCAGACGTGGCATTTTCTTGgtgttgatattttttattcttgtttGAGATCTGTTCCAATTGTTTGGCATTATCGAAACTTTCATAATCATGGCTTGATCCTTCTATTTACTCTCCTTTCACATTATGATATGCAGGATTATCAAAATTGAAAACTGGCGACAGGCAATGGTTCTTCTTCAGTCCTAGAGACAGGAAATACCCAAATGCATCAAGATCTAGCAGAGCAACAATGCATGGATATTGGAAAGCAACTGGGAAGGACCGTACCATCACTTGTGGATCTTGTTCGGTTGGTAATAAGAAAACCCTTGTTTTCTACAGAGGCCGGGCACCTTGCGGAGAGCGCACAGATTGGGTGATGCATGAATATACTTTGGATGAAGAAGAgctaaaaaaatgtataaatccTATGGATTACTATGCTCTGTGCAAGGTGTACAAGAAAAGTGGACCTGGTCCCAAAAACGGTGAGCAATACGGTGCATTTTTTCGGGAGGAAGACTGGGACGAGGAGAATCTTGAAGTTCAATCCATTGTCGAACTGGAGAAGCTGGTAAAGAAATCTAATGAAATCACGCCTATCGAACATCTTAGTACAGTTAATCGCCAACAACAGTCCTTACTAGATGATCTTGAGGAGATCATGAACCAAATAGAAGAGGAGCCACTACCTCCTCTTAAGCACCTTCCTGTTGATTGTGGCCATGGCGTGGACCAGTTTGCTGGCCAGGAGGTAGCTCAGAGTCCTTTAATCAGCAGTCATCCGAGGGACGTGTCTTTACCCGTGCTTCAACCATGCAACCATCAAACTTTTGTGCAGACTAGATTTGACCTTACGATGTCAGACACAACTCAATTTCAAATCTATGAGGCACCTGAAGTCAATTTTATTCCAAATATTAACCGTCTTGATCATCCAGAAACTGATGAGAATTTTCTTGAAGATTTTCTTGAAATGGATGATCTAAGTGATCCAGAACCAACCACAAAAAATATTGCATCGGATGACTTAGAGAAGCTGCAGATTGACGGTTTTAGTGAGTTTGACTTTTTCCAAGATGCATCCTTATCCATTCCTGAATTTGGGGTAAATGAGCCTGTGCAAATTTCTCAACAATACTTGAATGGTTTTGAAATTGGAGTTACGAACCCGATTTCAAGCTCGtacttgaaaaataatgaaaatggtACGGTAAGTCACCTGCTGCAGTCCCAATCAAATGATGAATATACAACCAACTCCCAGCTGTGGACAGATGAGCACGGATTCAGTGTTTTCAATGCCGCAGAAGGAAATCAAGGCTTCATTCCAACATCAACTGCAGGTACTGAGGTTATTGCGAACTTCGGTGACgccatatattattttgaatgacgAAATGCCATATTTGAACAGACGCAGatgtatatttgattttacttcGTCTTACTTTTCATGACTAGACATTTAATTTCTTCCTAAACCAAATATCCTCATGTTTTTGTGCTTGCACACCATTTATTCTCATTTTTTCGTTAAATCTAATGGAGCTCTTGATCAGATGAATGGTATGGGAAGACCATGTCATCTTCAAGATGGTGAAAACTCTCGTGCCCACGTAAAACGGGGGAGTTTGTGCCACCGCAAGAGCTTTTATTCAGATGAAGTAATATTAGACTCTATTCTGATTGGTTAGCCATTTATTTTTTGCCATGTATAGGCTTGATACATCAGAATCGAAGTAATGATTTTGATGCACATTTTCACGGATCGAATGAAAACGGAAGCAACAAACAGGACGATGGTACAGACTCATGGTTTTCATCCGCACTCTGGTCCTTCGTGGAGTCTATACCTACAACTCCTGCTTCTGCTTCTGACAGCGCTTTGGTGAATAGGGCTTTTGAACGTATGTCTAGTTTTAGCAGGGTAAGACTAAATGCTAGAAACTCGAATGTTGCTGCAGGTAATGCCTCTGCAACTTCAAGAAAATCTAGAtatggtttcctttgtttttctCTACTTGGCATATTGTGTGCTGTATTTGGGCTGCTGATCGGAACTTCTGTGAGAGTGATCAGTTGAATTATATGTACATGGAATGATTTATTTGCTTTTAAATCAGTGTAATCTGATTTA
This genomic interval carries:
- the LOC140960862 gene encoding F-actin-capping protein subunit beta, coding for MEAAMGLMRRIPPKHSETALSALLSLLPNHSVDLLSQVDQPLQVLCDVDIGKEFILCEYNRDADSYRSPWSNTYHPPIEDGPYPSPDLRKLEIEANDIFAIYCEQYYEGGISSVYMWEDENIGFVACFLIKKDGSKAAHGRRGYLQEGGWEAIHVIEVGPEEEGNARYCLTSTVMLSLTTNNDSAGTFSLSGSIRRQMNMDLSVAEGHLCNMGRMIEEMESKLRNSLDQVYFGKTKEMVCTLRPPSEVVMRLPDSSM
- the LOC140961450 gene encoding NAC domain-containing protein 17-like translates to MKLNSGSDCLGNGERFPPGFRFHPTDEELVLFYLKRKICKKRYGLDVIAETDVYKWDPEELPGLSKLKTGDRQWFFFSPRDRKYPNASRSSRATMHGYWKATGKDRTITCGSCSVGNKKTLVFYRGRAPCGERTDWVMHEYTLDEEELKKCINPMDYYALCKVYKKSGPGPKNGEQYGAFFREEDWDEENLEVQSIVELEKLVKKSNEITPIEHLSTVNRQQQSLLDDLEEIMNQIEEEPLPPLKHLPVDCGHGVDQFAGQEVAQSPLISSHPRDVSLPVLQPCNHQTFVQTRFDLTMSDTTQFQIYEAPEVNFIPNINRLDHPETDENFLEDFLEMDDLSDPEPTTKNIASDDLEKLQIDGFSEFDFFQDASLSIPEFGVNEPVQISQQYLNGFEIGVTNPISSSYLKNNENGTVSHLLQSQSNDEYTTNSQLWTDEHGFSVFNAAEGNQGFIPTSTAGLIHQNRSNDFDAHFHGSNENGSNKQDDGTDSWFSSALWSFVESIPTTPASASDSALVNRAFERMSSFSRVRLNARNSNVAAGNASATSRKSRYGFLCFSLLGILCAVFGLLIGTSVRVIS